From the Ruminiclostridium josui JCM 17888 genome, one window contains:
- a CDS encoding IS3 family transposase (programmed frameshift) — MAERKKFDKAFKEQTVEKILAGETTASLMAKEIGVHYSTVRDWLIAYEKDGSSAFPGSGNLKPDDDEIRKLRRELANLKEENEILKKAGGLFCEKSEINKFNFIYKHRFIFRIAKMCQALQVSRSGYYAYFSRSESNRSKSNRELLETIKEIHKKSHGIYGAPQITKNLPENQKASKGRVARLMKANGIRSKVSKKYKATTYSNHSLPVADNILNREFTASRPNQKWVSDITYIPTKEGWLYLAGVMDLYGRRLVGWAMANHMRTELVSAALNQAIGRTGAKEGLIIHSDRGIQYASNDYQNLLKRYGFVCSMSRKGNCYDNAPMESFWGKLKMEWLNDYNFETRAEAKKAVFEYIELFYNRKRTHSANGYIPPFMLKEIS; from the exons ATGGCTGAGAGAAAAAAGTTTGATAAAGCATTCAAGGAACAGACCGTTGAAAAAATATTGGCAGGTGAAACAACAGCAAGCTTAATGGCAAAAGAAATTGGAGTGCACTACTCAACAGTAAGAGACTGGTTAATCGCTTATGAAAAGGATGGTTCAAGTGCCTTTCCAGGCAGTGGTAACCTTAAGCCTGACGATGATGAAATAAGAAAATTACGCAGGGAATTAGCTAACCTTAAAGAGGAAAATGAAATATTAAAAAAAGCCG GCGGCCTATTTTGCGAAAAATCAGAAATAAACAAGTTTAATTTTATCTATAAACACCGCTTCATATTTCGGATTGCAAAGATGTGTCAGGCCCTTCAAGTATCAAGAAGCGGTTATTATGCATATTTTTCACGTAGCGAAAGTAATCGGAGCAAGTCAAATAGAGAGCTCCTTGAAACTATTAAAGAAATCCATAAAAAGAGTCATGGAATTTATGGTGCTCCTCAGATAACAAAGAATCTTCCGGAAAATCAGAAAGCCAGTAAAGGCCGTGTTGCAAGGTTAATGAAGGCAAACGGTATACGTTCCAAAGTGTCAAAGAAATATAAAGCGACTACGTACTCAAATCATAGTCTTCCTGTGGCAGATAACATTCTTAATAGAGAATTTACTGCCAGTAGACCTAACCAGAAGTGGGTATCAGATATTACGTATATTCCTACAAAAGAAGGTTGGCTTTATCTTGCTGGTGTAATGGACCTCTATGGACGTAGGCTTGTAGGATGGGCTATGGCGAACCATATGAGAACGGAGTTGGTATCTGCTGCTCTGAATCAAGCAATTGGAAGAACCGGTGCTAAAGAAGGATTAATAATTCATTCTGACCGGGGAATTCAATACGCCAGTAATGACTATCAAAATCTGCTAAAAAGATATGGATTTGTATGCAGTATGAGCAGAAAGGGCAATTGTTATGATAATGCCCCTATGGAATCTTTTTGGGGCAAACTTAAAATGGAATGGCTAAATGATTATAATTTTGAGACCAGAGCTGAGGCTAAAAAGGCTGTTTTTGAATACATAGAACTGTTTTATAACCGTAAAAGGACTCATTCAGCAAATGGGTACATTCCACCATTCATGCTGAAGGAAATATCATAG
- a CDS encoding sensor histidine kinase: MKLYFIVATIDLIFMFLISRLLAEIINKKIKLSIFEIRGKIGLLIVVTLILTAIVFYTNIIFGPDQSGKTIMVKGLLFTAYFVMLIIVVYVVITSIKRELDLRSKQIQFDSLQEYTGSLEKLYTDMRTFRHDYINILSSMIGYIENKDIESLERYFNDKILPLSRGIESNNFKLGALKNLKIPEIKGIISSKLIRAQELNIDVLLEVAEPIYKVNIDIIDLSRIVGILLDNAIEAAVNCEKPSLKLALIKKENSVLIVVINSLFEEVMIHKIYEKGFSTKGSNRGIGLYNLKQIIEGYNNITIDTLIENGEFKQLFEIANVEGD; encoded by the coding sequence ATGAAATTGTATTTTATTGTTGCCACTATTGATTTAATATTTATGTTCCTTATATCAAGGCTTTTAGCAGAGATAATTAATAAAAAAATAAAGTTGTCAATATTTGAAATTAGGGGGAAGATTGGATTACTTATAGTTGTTACCCTTATATTAACTGCCATTGTCTTTTATACAAATATTATTTTTGGACCTGACCAGAGCGGAAAAACTATTATGGTAAAGGGCTTATTGTTTACTGCTTACTTTGTAATGCTTATTATTGTTGTGTACGTAGTTATAACGAGTATTAAAAGGGAGTTAGATTTAAGAAGCAAACAAATTCAATTTGATAGCCTTCAAGAGTATACGGGAAGTTTAGAAAAGCTATATACCGATATGAGAACTTTTAGACATGATTATATAAATATATTGTCTTCAATGATAGGGTATATAGAAAATAAGGATATAGAAAGTCTTGAAAGGTATTTTAATGATAAAATACTACCTTTGAGTAGAGGGATTGAGTCAAATAATTTCAAACTAGGTGCATTAAAGAATCTAAAAATACCTGAAATTAAGGGAATTATTTCTTCTAAATTAATTAGAGCACAGGAACTAAACATAGATGTGCTTCTCGAAGTAGCAGAACCAATTTACAAGGTTAATATTGATATTATAGATTTAAGCAGAATAGTAGGTATTCTGCTTGATAATGCTATTGAAGCTGCTGTAAATTGTGAAAAGCCATCTTTAAAGTTAGCGCTTATCAAAAAAGAAAATTCCGTGTTAATTGTTGTAATAAATAGCTTATTTGAAGAGGTTATGATACATAAAATATACGAAAAGGGGTTCTCGACTAAGGGATCTAACAGAGGAATAGGGTTATATAATTTAAAGCAAATTATAGAAGGATATAACAATATAACTATAGACACGTTGATAGAAAATGGAGAGTTTAAGCAACTTTTTGAGATTGCAAATGTAGAAGGAGACTAA